A genomic stretch from Oreochromis niloticus isolate F11D_XX linkage group LG11, O_niloticus_UMD_NMBU, whole genome shotgun sequence includes:
- the LOC109204126 gene encoding alpha-(1,3)-fucosyltransferase 9-like, with protein MESGPFHRILQRHFLLSAFILGCSVTLLFLYFKPTTSWLRGPVDSTIFTEPYLNLFSNKINKNVTIVLIWMWPFGRTFDLNICSSLFNIDGCFITADKNFYSKANGVIIHHRNIRTDLSNLPQYKRPSFQKWIWMNSESPTHSSQLPGLENLFNLTLNYRQDADIQVPYGYIVPAESQENFIPPKKNKLVCWIVSNWNQNHKRVKYYNELSKHVEIQTYGRAFGKYISDQDYFLTITSCKFYLAFENSIHKDYITEKLYNPLLVGTVPVVLGPPRQNYENFIQGDAFIHVEDFTSPQTLADYLLLLDKDEEMYLRYFEWRQDFKVKKAYFGAEHICLSCDYLRRHKEYKAFNNLNKWYWGG; from the coding sequence ATGGAATCTGGACCTTTTCACAGAATCCTGCAGCGACATTTTCTGCTCAGTGCTTTTATACTGGGATGCTCTGTGACTctgttatttttgtattttaaaccaACTACTAGCTGGCTAAGGGGTCCCGTAGACTCAACAATATTCACAGAACCTTACCTGAACCTTTTCTCTAACAAGATCAATAAAAATGTGACCATTGTGCTGATCTGGATGTGGCCCTTTGGAAGAACATTCGACCTGAACATTTGTAGCTCACTCTTTAATATTGATGGCTGCTTCATCACAGCAGACAAGAATTTCTACAGTAAAGCAAATGGGGTCATCATACATCACCGGAACATTAGAACTGACCTTTCCAATCTCCCACAGTACAAGCGGCCATCATTCCAGAAGTGGATATGGATGAACTCAGAGTCACCGACACACTCATCCCAGCTGCCTGGGTTAGAGAACCTGTTCAACCTGACTCTCAATTATCGTCAGGATGCTGACATTCAAGTGCCGTATGGGTACATCGTACCAGCAGAGAGTCAAGAAAATTTTATAccaccaaagaaaaacaagctgGTCTGCTGGATTGTGAGCAACTGGAACCAGAACCACAAGCGGGTGAAATATTACAATGAGTTGAGCAAACATGTGGAGATTCAAACATATGGACGAGCCTTTGGGAAGTACATCTCTGACCAAGACTATTTCCTCACCATCACCAGCTGCAAGTTCTATTTGGCGTTTGAGAACTCCATTCACAAGGACTACATTACTGAGAAATTGTACAACCCACTCTTAGTGGGGACAGTGCCAGTGGTTCTTGGCCCACCCAGGCAGAATTATGAGAACTTCATCCAGGGAGATGCCTTCATTCATGTGGAAGACTTCACCTCGCCCCAGACACTGGCAGATTACCTGCTGCTCCTGGACAAGGATGAGGAGATGTACCTCAGGTACTTTGAGTGGAGGCAGgactttaaagtaaaaaagGCGTATTTTGGGGCTGAGCATATATGCCTGAGCTGTGATTATTTGCGTAGGCACAAGGAGTACAAAGCATTCAACAACCTTAACAAGTGGTACTGGGGTGGCTAG